Below is a window of Mycoplasma sp. Mirounga ES2805-ORL DNA.
AAAAAAGCAGCTCTAAACTTAGGTTTTTATTCAGCTAGAATGTATTGAAATTATGATAATAAAACAATATTATCATCAATACCATATTCACCTGACTTTAATTTTGATGACGAAATTACTATTTTAATGCTCCCAAACCCTGAGTATTCTTTAAAATTTCATACTCAAGAAGAACTTAAATCAATTCCCGAAAGAATAGCTACAAAAGTAAGAAGATATCCTTACTTTGATCCTTATCAAATTCAATCAGACAAATTTAATAAACTATTAGATCAAGCTAATACTTTAAAAAGAAAAATGAATTCAAGTATTATTTACGATGAACTTAATAAAGCTGCTTATAATAAAGAACTTAATACTTTATATAAAGAATTGTTTGCTAGCACAAATGAAAACACTTTAACAAATGAGTTTGTAAAAAATCTAGATTCAAGACTTTATTTTACAAATAGATTATTAGCTTTAGATGAATATACATTAAGAATTGAATATGATTCATATCAACCTACAGGTTTATCTAATGCGTTGGAGGATATTAAAACAGTTATTACTCCAGTAAATAGAAAATTCATTGAGTCGATTGGTGGTATATCAGAATTTGGTTTAAATAAAAGAAGTTTTTTAACTAGTGGACCATTTACTATTGGGGAATTAGTTTTAGGACCACAAGGTTATTTAATATTAAATAAAAATAATGAATACTATTCAGCAAATGATACTATTTCAAATAAAATTAAGATCTTCTTTTCAAATAATCCTAACATTAATAGTGCTATGTATTCTGATGGTTATATTGCTGCAACAAAAATACCTGCCATTGAGCAATGGAAGTATTGGGAAAATCCAAAGACTAGAAAATATATGAAAAAAAGTCATGGATTTGGAACCATTGCTCTTGCATTTAACTTAGATGATGAAACAAATGGAGCAGCTAATTATTCAGAAATTTCTACTAATTCATCTTCGCCTGTTAATGACCAAGATTTAAGAAATGCTATTTATTATGCAATAGATAGAAATGCTATGTTAAATATCGTAGGGTGAAACTCATCATTTCCTGTTATCACTTGAACAGCATTTGGTAATGCTTCTTCAAGTAATGGTGATGCAGTGGAAACTGGTTTTGACCACGATTACATGTATACAAAATATGGTAAATATCCAGAAAAAATAAAAGCCAATAGCTATTTAAATGACTCGGATTATGCTAATTCTAAAGCAGAATCAATTTCAAATGGTTGAGGTATTCCAATTCCTGTCCAAAACTATTCTCATATAGATCACTTAGCTAAAACAATGCAATTTGAAAATGTTGATCGAACAGATAAAGCATTTCATTTAGAAGTGGCTCGTGCATTCTGAGAGCATTACAAAAAGAAAACTGGAAAAAATAGTGTGACATTGAGATTTATCTCAAATTCAACTGATGAACAAAAAAATGCTAGTTTAGCTCTTTCTGACTTTATGAATAAGGCTTTTAATGGTGAAATACAAATTGACGTTAAAAGCTTGCCAGAAAACGTTTATGAAGATTATAGAACTACTGGTAAGTATGATTTAATCTATAGAAACTTTGATACATTTGGTTCGGATGTTTATTCTTATGTAAGAACTTTTATGAAACCTGACGAAATAAATAGTAATGAACAAAAAACAACAGGTTTTAGAAACAATCCGTCAGGATCATGAACTTATGAAAAATATTTTAAAGACTTAGGATACTACTATAATCTTCTCTCTGAAACTGTCATGATAAAACCTGGTCATTTGAATGAAATTGAAAATACTAGAAAACGTTTAAGAATACAAAAAGATATTTGAACTAAAATGGTTGAGTTGTCTATAGTTAAACGTTTAGACAAAAATGATATAAGTCACGAATTAATAACTGATTACACAAAGAGATATATGAAATTCTTCTCAAATACTTTTACTAGTGAAGAGGAAAAACAAAAGTGGACCGAAAAGAAGGTTTTTGCAGTTATTACAGGTTTTGAAAAAATCGTTCGTGAGGCAGCTCCTGTTGTACCATTAATGGAAGTTGATACTTATTGAGAAATTTCAAGAGTTAATGGTGTTGCAAGTTTATATTCATATTCACTACAATATGCATACGATATAGCAAGACCTCCAATTAGTAATTTACCATTGGAACTTAAATAGAAAGGAGAAACAATATGGAAAAAAATAATAACCAGAATCATGAATTTGTTTCTATGACAAATATTGA
It encodes the following:
- a CDS encoding ABC transporter substrate-binding protein, translated to MKKNIKKMLFLSSITTSLVSTTLLSSSCNKIDYDFGLVTDPINSLNYIKYGSVNKLLPSLVESPIKQGPNPIVKAIKSRSLPKLPLGIYIDSNIDNVEDFVSKYPNPDNSGSSYDLKDLDAAPGSIDTTSTQFLPVNSILTSSNKFLSSAVQLNRGQSKWSNGDVVTADDYIDAMHYILDINTGSQKQTSILQRKFKGSQELIEAQNEYIRKHKVGYQNPFGYPKLKKENGKYVYDVFNENYKPWSSQNKDDEAEVLKIKKAALNLGFYSARMYWNYDNKTILSSIPYSPDFNFDDEITILMLPNPEYSLKFHTQEELKSIPERIATKVRRYPYFDPYQIQSDKFNKLLDQANTLKRKMNSSIIYDELNKAAYNKELNTLYKELFASTNENTLTNEFVKNLDSRLYFTNRLLALDEYTLRIEYDSYQPTGLSNALEDIKTVITPVNRKFIESIGGISEFGLNKRSFLTSGPFTIGELVLGPQGYLILNKNNEYYSANDTISNKIKIFFSNNPNINSAMYSDGYIAATKIPAIEQWKYWENPKTRKYMKKSHGFGTIALAFNLDDETNGAANYSEISTNSSSPVNDQDLRNAIYYAIDRNAMLNIVGWNSSFPVITWTAFGNASSSNGDAVETGFDHDYMYTKYGKYPEKIKANSYLNDSDYANSKAESISNGWGIPIPVQNYSHIDHLAKTMQFENVDRTDKAFHLEVARAFWEHYKKKTGKNSVTLRFISNSTDEQKNASLALSDFMNKAFNGEIQIDVKSLPENVYEDYRTTGKYDLIYRNFDTFGSDVYSYVRTFMKPDEINSNEQKTTGFRNNPSGSWTYEKYFKDLGYYYNLLSETVMIKPGHLNEIENTRKRLRIQKDIWTKMVELSIVKRLDKNDISHELITDYTKRYMKFFSNTFTSEEEKQKWTEKKVFAVITGFEKIVREAAPVVPLMEVDTYWEISRVNGVASLYSYSLQYAYDIARPPISNLPLELK